The Chryseobacterium indologenes genomic sequence TCGGAGATTTTGCTAATATTTCCTGTGCCCATTCATAGGCTGTATCTTCTAATTCTGCATGGGGAACTACTTTGTTTACCATTCCCATTTCGAAGGCTTCCTGAGCTGAGTAGTTTCTTCCTAAAAGAATATTTCACGGGCTTTCTTCTGTCCTACCATTTTTGCCAGATAAGCAGAGCCATACCCTCCGTCAAAGCTTGTTACATCGGCATCTGTTTGTTTGAAAATAGCATGTTCTTCACTTGCCAGCGTCAAATCACATACTACATGAAGTGAATGACCACCACCAACTGCCCATCCCGGTACCACGGCGATCACTACTTTTGGCATAAAACGGATAAGACGTTGAACTTCCAGAATATTCAGACGGTGTCTCCCGTCTTCACCTACATACCCCTGATCTCCCCTTGCCTTCTGATCGCCTCCGCTACAGAAAGCCCAACCGCCATCTTTAGGACTCGGCCCTTCTCCTGAAAGCAAAACAACTCCTATTGAAGGATCTTCAGAAGCGTCATAAAATGCATCATACAATTCTGAAGTTGTTTTGGGTCTGAAAGCGTTACGCACTTCCGGTCTGTTAAAAGCAATCCTTGCTACTCCATTACATTTTTTATAGGTAATATCTTCGTATTCTTTAGCGGTTTTCCACTCAATCATTTTGTAAAAATTTTTCTCAAAGATACGGAATTACAGAGAATTTTCGGGGTGAAATTTAGCATTCCGGGGTGTTCATTTTTATAAAAAAACCGGAACATTTCTGTTCCGGTTTTTAATTGTGTAGTAAATACGAAGATTATTTGGCTGCAGCGCTTAATTCAGCTTCTTTCGCTTTCATTTCTTTTACTTTATCTATATTCTTTGTTACTACATAAATTTCTTTCAATGTAGTTACAGCATCAATGCTTTTTGGAGCTACTTTGTACCATCCTTCTGCGAATGGAAGAGCTTTAGTAAATCTTTCTCTTCTTGCATCAATGAGCTTAGAAGCTTCATCCGGCTTATCTTTTCTTAAAGCGTTGATATCTGCTACAACTTTACCATCGTCTCCGATAGTTGTGTACACAAGATTCTGGTAAGCTTCAGCAAAATCAGGCTTAAGCTCTATGGCTTTTTTGAATGATTCCAGTGCATCGTTCGTTGTGGCAGGAGTTTTAGCCTGCATCACCCCAAGGTTGTACCAGTTGGTTGCATCGTTAGGGTTTTTAGCTAACTGCTCCTTCAGACCGGTAACAAATTTATCTGTATTTCCTGACTGAAGATATGCTGTCGTCTGAGCTTCTTTAAGTTTAGCATTGTTTGGGAATTTTGCCAATCCTTTTTCAATGATAACAAGAGCTTCATTTGATTTTTTAGCATTAAGAAGCAATGAACTTAGTGTTTCATATAATTCATGTTCTATACTTGGAGTCTGTTCTGTTTTGAAATCAGAGTATTCTGAATTCTTTTTCATAAGATCCCAGGTAGCTTTGTCTAAATTCACAACCTGTCCTGACTTCTTTTCCTTTGCAGTATAGGTAGTTTCTACCCCTGTAAATCCGGAGTTAATCAGATCAGTATATATCTTGATAGATGCATCACTGTTGTTGGCTAATGCATGGCTAAGCCCTGCATAATACATATAAATTTTATTATCCTGACCATTTGCTTTCAATAAGTCGTAGATTTCTACAAACTTAGGGGCAGCAACGGCATAATTTTTAGCATTATATGCATCCATAGCAGCTTTGTTAGCAGCCTGGAGCTGAGCATTTATATCACCTTTCTGCCCGAAAGCAAAAGCTGAAGCTACGATAGCCATTCCTAAAATTAGTTTCTTCATAATAACTATTTTATATTTAATTGTACAATTTATTCTTCAGAATCAGAATTTCCGTTTTCTTCTGCAGAGGTTTCATTATCATCTTCAAGGTTATCAAATAATGAGCCTACTCCCTCTTCGATTTCCCCTTCCAGTCTTTCTGCTCCTTCTTCAATCTCTTCAGAATCATCTTCTACCTCCTTATCCATTTCTACTTTGGCAATGGCAGCGATTTCGTCATTTTTCTTAAGATTGATCAGTCGTACTCCCTGAGTATTTCTTCCCATTACTCTCATTTCATCCATTCCCATTCTGATGGCAACTCCTGATTTATTGATAATCATCAATCCATCTTCGTCTGTTACATTTTGAATAGCAATCAGATTTCCTGTTTTTTCGGTAATGTTTAGGGTAATAACTCCTTTTCCTCCTCTGTTCGTAATTCTGTAGTCTTCTACTGCAGTTCTTTTTCCATATCCTTTTTCAGATACTACAAGTACAGTTTCGTTCTCTACATCATTCACAACAATCATACCAATAGCTTCATCACCGTCTTCAAGCAAGATTCCTCTTACCCCGATCGATCCTCTACCTACTTCTCTTACTTTTTCTTCAGGGAAACGGATACACTTACCGTTTTTAGTAGCAATCATAATCTGAGAAGATCCATTGGTAAGGTAAGCTCCTAATAACTGGTCATTATCTCTGATCTCAATGGCATTCACCCCGTTTACCCTTGGTCTTGAATAAGCTTCCAATGATGTTTTCTTAATAGTACCGTTTTTGGTTACCATTACAACACTCATCTGGTTTACGTATTCAGCATCCTTAAGGTTGTTGGTTCTGATGTATGCTTTAATTTTATCATCCGGTTCAATATTGATCAGGTTTTGCACTGCTCTTCCTTTTGCTGTTTTTGAACCTTCAGGAATTTCAAATACTCTTAGCCAGTAACATCTTCCTTTTTCAGTAAAGAACAACATATACTGGTGGTTGGTTGCGGAAACAATGTACTCCAGGAAGTCAGAATCCCTTGTTGTAGCCGCTTTGTTTCCTACACCTCCTCTACTTTGGATTTTATATTCTGAAAGAGAAGTTCTCTTCACATATCCGGCATGTGAAATCGTAAGAACTACGGATTCGTTCGGAATAATATCTTCAATAGACATTTCTCCTCCTGAATAGTCGATTTCCGTTCTTCTTTCGTCGCCGTATTTTTCTTTGATTTCAATCAATTCATCCTTGATAATCTGGAATCTTCTTGGCTCATTGGCTAAGATATCTTCTAAATTCTCAATCTCTTTCATGATGGCATCATATTCGTCACGGATCTTATCAAGCTCCATTCCGGTCAGACGAGCCAATCTTAGATCAAGAATTGCCTGGGCCTGGATTTCAGATAATTCAAAGGCTTCAATCAAGCCTTCTTTTGCAGCCTGAGGGTTTGCACTGTGACGGATAATAGAAATCGCTCTGTCAAGAGCATCTTGGGTCCCGATCACTTTCATGAATCCTTCCAGGATATGGGCTCTTTCTTTCGCTTTCTTAAGCTCAAACTGGGTTCTTCTTACAATAACCTCGTGTCTGTGATCTACAAAGTGATGGATAATATCCTTCAGGTTCAGCTGCTCAGGTCTTCCGTGTACCAATGCAATATTGTTGACACTGAAGGAAGTCTGAAGAGCGGTATATTTATATAAAAGGTTCAGAACAACATTCGGGATCGCATCATTTTTCAATTCATATACAACACGAAGTCCTGTTCTGTCTGATTCATCTCTGATCTCGTGGATTCCCGGAATTTTATCGTCTTTCACAAGCTCGGCAGTTCTGGCAATCATATCTGCCTTGTTGACCTG encodes the following:
- the gyrA gene encoding DNA gyrase subunit A, producing the protein MQKEGERLIPINIVDEMKSSYIDYSMSVIVSRALPDVRDGLKPVHRRVLYGMYGLGVFSNRKYLKSARIVGDVLGKYHPHGDSSVYDAMVRMAQDWSLRYPQVDGQGNFGSMDGDPPAAMRYTEARLKKISDEVLSDLDKETVDFQNNFDDSLQEPTVMPTKVPNLLVNGTSGIAVGMATNMAPHNLSESVDAICAYIDNKEITIDELMQHIIAPDFPTGGIIYGYDGVRDAFHTGRGRVVLRAKVNFEEIGNRNAIIVTEVPYQVNKADMIARTAELVKDDKIPGIHEIRDESDRTGLRVVYELKNDAIPNVVLNLLYKYTALQTSFSVNNIALVHGRPEQLNLKDIIHHFVDHRHEVIVRRTQFELKKAKERAHILEGFMKVIGTQDALDRAISIIRHSANPQAAKEGLIEAFELSEIQAQAILDLRLARLTGMELDKIRDEYDAIMKEIENLEDILANEPRRFQIIKDELIEIKEKYGDERRTEIDYSGGEMSIEDIIPNESVVLTISHAGYVKRTSLSEYKIQSRGGVGNKAATTRDSDFLEYIVSATNHQYMLFFTEKGRCYWLRVFEIPEGSKTAKGRAVQNLINIEPDDKIKAYIRTNNLKDAEYVNQMSVVMVTKNGTIKKTSLEAYSRPRVNGVNAIEIRDNDQLLGAYLTNGSSQIMIATKNGKCIRFPEEKVREVGRGSIGVRGILLEDGDEAIGMIVVNDVENETVLVVSEKGYGKRTAVEDYRITNRGGKGVITLNITEKTGNLIAIQNVTDEDGLMIINKSGVAIRMGMDEMRVMGRNTQGVRLINLKKNDEIAAIAKVEMDKEVEDDSEEIEEGAERLEGEIEEGVGSLFDNLEDDNETSAEENGNSDSEE